CGATTGCCGGCTGAGATCAGATGGATACCTCTTCGACTTCCCGGATCGGGCTCGGGGATACCTCCCGAACGCCCCGCGCGGCGAACGCGTGGTCTCGGCGCTACTTGTCGAGGGCGGCGGGGTCGAAGTCGACCCGCCTGCCGAGGAAGTGGTTGGCCAGCCAGAAAAGCACGCCGATGCCGAGCAGCGCGCCGGCGATGACGTACTCCTCCAACGGTCGGCCGGTGATCGGCAGCGCGAAGAACACGCAGGTGATGGCGCCGAGCACCGGGGCCCAGGTGGGCGCGGTGAAGTGCTCGTGGGCGACCCTGTCCCTGCGCAGTACCAGCACCGCGACGTTGACCACGGCGAACACCATCAGCAGCAGCAGCGAGGTGGTGCCGCCGAGGTCGGCGATGGTCACCGAGCTGACCAGGATGACGGCGATGATGCTGGTGAACAGAACCGACACCCACGGGGTGCGGCGGACCGCGAGCACCGATCCGAACGCGCGCGGGATGACGCGCTCGTTGGCCATGCCGTAGAGCAGCCGGCTCGCCATCAGCATGTTGATCAGCGCGGTGTTGGTCAGCGCGAATATCGCGATGAGGGAGAACACGACCGGCGGGAACCAGGGCGCCGCCGCCTGGACCACCAGCAGCAGCGGGCCGTCGGACTCCGCCAGCAGCCCCGTGGGCACCAGGGCCGAGGTGACCACGGCGATGGCCAGGTAGATCATGGCCGTGATGCACAGGCCGAGGAGCACCATCCGGGGGAACGTCCGCACCGGATCCCTGGTCTCCTCGGCCATGTTCACCGAGTCCTCGAAGCCGACCATGGCGAAGAAGGCGAGCGCGGTGGCCGACGTGACCGCGAAGAACGGGCCGGTGTCGGTGTTGAACTCCAGCAGCCGCCCGGGATCGCCGCCGAGGCCGGGGTCGCCGGACCCGCCGAGGATGGCGATCACGCCGAACACGATGACGATGACGAGGCCGGAGAGCTCGACCAGGGTGAGGAGGACGTTGAGCCTCACCGACTCGCTGATCCCGCGCAGGTTGATGCCGGCGAGCAGTAGCAGGAAGCCGATGGCGACGGCCCACGAGGGCACGTCCGGCCCGACGATCGCGGCGAGGTAGTCGCCGCTGACCCCCTGCGCGGCCGATGCGGCCGAGGTGATGCCCGAGCTCATGACGGCGAAGGCGACCATGAACGTCAGAAAGTGCACCCCGAACGCCTTGTGCACGTACAGCGCGGCGCCCGCCGCGCGCGGGTACTTGCTGACCAGCTCCAGGTAGCTGAAGGCCGTCAGGAACGCCACCAGGAACGCGACCAGGAAGGGCACCCACAGCGCGCCGCCGACCCTGCCGGCGATCTGGCCGGTCAGCGCGTAGATCGTCGTTCCGAGGACGTCGCCGATGACGAAGAGCAGCAGCAGTTTCGGGCTGATGACCCGCTTCAGCGGGGTGCTGCCGTCCGAGCCTTCCGCCGCGGACGCGTCGGGATCCGGCCTCGGTCCGTCGCTCATGTCAACCCCGTTCGTCCTGCTCGATACCTGCCCCCTCGCCCCAAGGAGCGTAGTGCTCCGGTGACCTTCCGTGAACAGGGGTGCGGGGATCCGCTCGCACGGCGCGTCGCCGCCGGTCCCGACCCGGGTTCCCGGAGGGCGGGGGAGGGTCTGAAGCGGTCGCTCTCACCCCGATGAGACCGGGATCGGCGCGGAAGGGGCGCGCCTCACACGGGCCGGGCGTCGGGGGCCTTGGGGATGATGATCCACAGCGCGATGTAGACGATCTCGCCCACCCCGAACAGCCCGAAGAGCACGAATCCGATGCGCATCAGACCGCGCGAGACGCCGAAGCGGTCGGCCAGTCCGGCGCACACCCCCGCGATCCACTTGCCCTGCCGCGGTCGTTCCAATCGAGAGGTTGCCATAGGGGTGCGCTACCCACGGCGATCCGCCTCACACGCCGTGCTGATGGCCGTGCCGTGAAATGACTCTCCGTATATAGGATGGTCACTTCAGGTGTCCGGTGGGGTGGGGTCACCTCCGGTGGCGACGCCGTCCCCACCCGGCTCGCCGCTCGGGGTCCGCGGGCGACCGATCACCCTGCCAGAAGGAGTCAAGAGCCAGGTGTACCTGCTGAACAGGCTGGGCTTCCGCGCGGATCCGGCCATCTTCTCCGTCGCCGTGGCGCTGACGGTCCTGTTCGTCTCGGCGTCCATCCTCTTCACCGACACGATGGACGCGCTGTTCGGCGCGGTGGCGGACTGGATCATCCGCAGTCTCGGCTGGTTCTACATCCTCGGCGTGACCACGTTCCTGATCTTCCTGGTCTGGATCGGGGTCAGCCGCTACGGGCGCGTGCGGCTGGGCGGCGAGGACGACCGCCCCGAGTACAACAACCTGACCTGGTTCGCCATGCTGTTCGCGGCGGGCATCGGCACCATCCTGATGTTCTGGGGGGTCGCCGAACCGATCAGCCACTTCGCCGTACCGCCGCAGGGCAACGTCGAACCCCAGTCGGTCGAAGCCGCCAACCAGGCCATGGGCTACACCTTCTACCACTTCGGCCTGCACACGTGGACGATCTTCTGCCTGCCCGCGCTGTGCTTCGGCTACTTCAGCTACCGGCGAGGGCTGCCGCTGCGGGTCAGCTCGATCTTCCAGCCGTTCCTCGGCGAACGGATCAACGGGCCGATCGGCAGGGCCATCGACACCCTCGCCGTCATCGGCACCCTGTTCGGCGTCGCGGTCTCGCTCGGACTGGGCACGCTGCAGATCAACAGCGGACTGGCCTCCCTCTTCGGGGTGGATGTCAGCAAGCCCGTGCAGGTCCTGCTGATCACCGTGATCACCGTCATCGCGACGATCTCGGTGGCGCTCGGACTGGACAAGGGCATCAAGTGGCTGTCCAACATCAACATCGCCATGGCGGTCGGCCTGCTGCTGTTCATCCTGGTCACCGGTTCGACCCTGTACCTGGTCAGGGGAACCATCGAGATGATCGGGGTCTACCTGAACTGGCTGATCCCCCTGTCGTTCTGGAACGACACCTTCGGCGACACGGGGTGGCAGGGCAGTTGGACGGTCTTCTACTGGGCGTGGACGATCACCTGGTCGCCCTTCGTGGGGATCTTCATCGCCCGCATCTCCAAGGGGCGCACGATCCGGGAGTTCGTGCTCGGGGTCCTCGGACTGCCCACGGCGTTCACCATCGTGTGGTTCAGCGTGTTCGGGCTGTCGGCGATCAACATCGAGATGGACGGGGCCGGCGGCCTCGTCCAGGAGGTCGCGGTCGAGGGCGACATCCCCAGCGCGCTGTTCGCCTTCCTGGCGAACTTCCCCTTCACCACGGCGGTGGCG
This sequence is a window from Spinactinospora alkalitolerans. Protein-coding genes within it:
- a CDS encoding APC family permease, whose amino-acid sequence is MSDGPRPDPDASAAEGSDGSTPLKRVISPKLLLLFVIGDVLGTTIYALTGQIAGRVGGALWVPFLVAFLVAFLTAFSYLELVSKYPRAAGAALYVHKAFGVHFLTFMVAFAVMSSGITSAASAAQGVSGDYLAAIVGPDVPSWAVAIGFLLLLAGINLRGISESVRLNVLLTLVELSGLVIVIVFGVIAILGGSGDPGLGGDPGRLLEFNTDTGPFFAVTSATALAFFAMVGFEDSVNMAEETRDPVRTFPRMVLLGLCITAMIYLAIAVVTSALVPTGLLAESDGPLLLVVQAAAPWFPPVVFSLIAIFALTNTALINMLMASRLLYGMANERVIPRAFGSVLAVRRTPWVSVLFTSIIAVILVSSVTIADLGGTTSLLLLMVFAVVNVAVLVLRRDRVAHEHFTAPTWAPVLGAITCVFFALPITGRPLEEYVIAGALLGIGVLFWLANHFLGRRVDFDPAALDK
- a CDS encoding BCCT family transporter, giving the protein MYLLNRLGFRADPAIFSVAVALTVLFVSASILFTDTMDALFGAVADWIIRSLGWFYILGVTTFLIFLVWIGVSRYGRVRLGGEDDRPEYNNLTWFAMLFAAGIGTILMFWGVAEPISHFAVPPQGNVEPQSVEAANQAMGYTFYHFGLHTWTIFCLPALCFGYFSYRRGLPLRVSSIFQPFLGERINGPIGRAIDTLAVIGTLFGVAVSLGLGTLQINSGLASLFGVDVSKPVQVLLITVITVIATISVALGLDKGIKWLSNINIAMAVGLLLFILVTGSTLYLVRGTIEMIGVYLNWLIPLSFWNDTFGDTGWQGSWTVFYWAWTITWSPFVGIFIARISKGRTIREFVLGVLGLPTAFTIVWFSVFGLSAINIEMDGAGGLVQEVAVEGDIPSALFAFLANFPFTTAVATLAVVIVAVFFITSSDSASFVVDMLASGRQGETPVRQRVFWAVTEGVVAATLIAATGQSGLAALQDVAIVIGLPFFVMGFLMMAALLRSLRSEAVPPAAPHQPIRLRLPHLQARRPDPPAGDS
- a CDS encoding PspC domain-containing protein, whose product is MATSRLERPRQGKWIAGVCAGLADRFGVSRGLMRIGFVLFGLFGVGEIVYIALWIIIPKAPDARPV